In one Armatimonadota bacterium genomic region, the following are encoded:
- a CDS encoding HAD-IA family hydrolase yields the protein MKYGAVSFDAAGTLIDVAWDPAAIAVESALLAGLDLPDRQGAGETYGRMLHSRWGTFQELNRQRSPEICDGFWRELGVDWLARIGQPAEAIGTVSAIADRLIFGPGSKVFRLFPDTLGCLAEIKSHSVPMILLSNWDVSLHRVCGMLGLTPFFDHVIASLEEGVEKPHPGLFQIAQERVGTSTVLHIGDDPLADVHGARSFGWDALLLDRWSPSAPGQIQSLGEVASHL from the coding sequence ATGAAGTACGGGGCGGTCAGTTTCGATGCGGCAGGAACGTTGATCGATGTCGCCTGGGATCCCGCCGCTATCGCCGTGGAATCCGCCCTCCTGGCCGGGCTCGACCTGCCCGACCGGCAGGGAGCCGGCGAAACCTATGGCCGCATGCTCCACTCGCGGTGGGGAACATTCCAAGAACTCAACCGCCAACGGTCACCCGAGATCTGTGACGGTTTTTGGCGCGAGCTCGGGGTCGATTGGCTCGCCCGGATCGGCCAACCCGCGGAGGCCATCGGAACGGTTTCGGCCATTGCCGACCGGCTCATCTTTGGGCCGGGGTCAAAAGTCTTCCGCCTCTTCCCCGACACCCTCGGGTGCTTGGCGGAAATCAAAAGCCATAGCGTGCCGATGATCCTCCTCTCCAATTGGGATGTTAGTTTGCACCGGGTTTGCGGCATGCTTGGGCTCACCCCTTTCTTCGACCATGTTATCGCGAGTTTGGAAGAAGGGGTGGAAAAACCGCATCCCGGGCTGTTCCAAATCGCCCAAGAGCGGGTCGGCACATCCACGGTGCTCCACATTGGGGACGACCCGCTTGCCGATGTGCACGGGGCCCGCTCGTTTGGTTGGGATGCCCTTTTGCTGGATCGATGGAGCCCCTCCGCCCCCGGTCAAATCCAATCGCTTGGGGAGGTGGCAAGCCACCTTTGA
- a CDS encoding helix-turn-helix domain-containing protein yields the protein MPTKEFDPLAYIENAFEEAPKATNGVAKNGSAHGSKFRKTKLSAPRPRKAAQATEAAPVLDDDLRFILESLPKNIEFLGTFFTDSVTSKYYQGDFKESREDLIRRLLNPELTLEEASRLLGVCPATVRRYTNRGWLAHHRTKGGQRRFRLSGIVRFVEEHGRLPEE from the coding sequence ATGCCGACAAAGGAATTTGACCCGCTGGCCTATATTGAGAACGCTTTCGAGGAGGCCCCCAAGGCCACAAATGGGGTCGCCAAGAACGGCAGCGCCCACGGATCGAAGTTCCGCAAGACCAAACTCAGCGCCCCCCGGCCCCGCAAAGCCGCCCAAGCGACCGAAGCCGCACCCGTCCTGGACGACGACCTCCGGTTTATCCTGGAAAGCCTCCCCAAGAACATCGAATTCCTCGGCACCTTTTTTACCGACTCCGTGACCAGCAAGTACTACCAAGGTGACTTCAAAGAATCCCGGGAAGACTTGATTAGAAGACTGCTCAATCCAGAATTAACCTTGGAAGAAGCGTCCCGTCTGCTCGGGGTCTGCCCCGCCACCGTGCGGCGATACACCAACCGGGGATGGCTGGCCCATCACCGGACCAAGGGCGGGCAACGGCGGTTCCGCCTCAGCGGCATTGTGCGCTTTGTCGAAGAACACGGCCGCCTGCCTGAGGAATAA
- the queA gene encoding tRNA preQ1(34) S-adenosylmethionine ribosyltransferase-isomerase QueA, which translates to MKTNDLDYALPEELIAQTPLAERDASRMLHIERATGTISHRMFRDCISLLQPGDLLVANNTRVTAIRLFGKKSTGGNVEALLLRETAPGEYLCLLRPAKRLKPGSPIVFEGGLTASVVREEDGGQRVIRFDDSPGWKERLQDVSLAPLPPYIQTPLADQTRYQTVYAGPGGSSAAPTAGLHFTDSILEALVQKGVSRADVTLHVGLDTFRPIQTERVEDHSMTGEICEIPPETAEAVGKCRGRIVAVGTTTVRTLETFATGKKTVASGKTTSKLFITPGYEFQIVDGMFTNFHMPRTSMLLMISALAGANPVRSAYKQAVQERYRFLSFGDSMLIL; encoded by the coding sequence TTGAAAACCAACGACCTCGACTACGCGCTGCCCGAGGAGTTGATCGCCCAAACGCCCCTAGCCGAACGGGATGCCAGCCGGATGCTCCACATTGAGCGGGCAACCGGAACGATCTCCCACCGGATGTTCCGCGATTGCATCAGCCTCTTACAACCAGGCGACCTCTTGGTCGCCAACAACACCCGGGTGACGGCCATAAGGCTGTTTGGCAAAAAATCAACCGGCGGAAACGTCGAGGCGCTGTTGCTCCGCGAAACCGCCCCCGGGGAATACCTCTGCCTGCTCCGGCCGGCCAAAAGGTTGAAGCCTGGCTCCCCGATCGTCTTTGAAGGCGGCCTCACCGCCTCGGTTGTGCGTGAAGAGGATGGAGGCCAACGCGTCATCCGGTTCGACGACTCGCCCGGGTGGAAAGAGCGCTTGCAAGACGTCTCCTTGGCCCCGTTGCCGCCGTACATCCAAACCCCACTTGCCGACCAAACCCGGTACCAAACCGTGTATGCCGGGCCAGGCGGATCCTCCGCAGCCCCAACGGCGGGGCTCCATTTCACCGATTCTATTTTAGAAGCTTTAGTCCAAAAGGGGGTCAGCCGGGCAGATGTCACCCTCCACGTCGGACTGGACACCTTTCGACCAATCCAGACGGAACGGGTCGAAGATCATTCAATGACCGGGGAAATTTGCGAAATCCCGCCAGAAACCGCAGAAGCAGTAGGCAAATGTCGCGGTCGGATAGTTGCGGTCGGCACAACAACTGTCAGGACGCTGGAAACCTTTGCTACCGGGAAAAAGACGGTGGCTTCCGGCAAAACCACTTCGAAGCTGTTCATCACCCCAGGCTACGAGTTTCAAATAGTAGACGGGATGTTCACCAACTTCCATATGCCTAGGACTTCCATGCTTTTGATGATTTCCGCCCTTGCAGGGGCCAATCCCGTGCGATCTGCTTACAAACAGGCAGTCCAGGAGCGATATCGCTTTCTATCGTTCGGCGATTCCATGCTGATCCTGTAA